The following are encoded together in the Leuconostoc mesenteroides subsp. mesenteroides ATCC 8293 genome:
- a CDS encoding o-succinylbenzoate--CoA ligase, giving the protein MENWLTKRARLTPNRIAVQYKNKQLTFQEVADQAHNMAKKIAKVTQDNSRVALIMNNTLTGYLVIMALQQLGKTIVFINWRLSVAEINYQLADAGVTTVLTDDDYMSELSIDKQIKFSDLSTQQKITPIETFPEDFVTSIMYTSGTTSKAKGVMQTYQNHFYSAMGSALNLGLTSDDSWLAVVPIFHISGFSIIMRGLIYGMRVVLQSKFDAHQINELLIEQSITAISVVPVMLKQLVADLPKGAHYNNHFRSMLLGGGPTDLVTLKQAQLHQIPVIQSYGMTETASQIVALDAKDAVQKVGSVGKPLFPVRLKIADHAGKVSQQGNIWIQSPTLTTGYLNQPDKLAEHMIDGWFNTEDYGYLDAEGYLFVQGREGDMINSGGENIFPNEVEDIYAEYPGLNKIVVVGVSDQKWGSVPIAIVLGEELKKDALIQFGRERIAHYKIPKRFYLAQSWHTTASGKTQRKPFLAELERLKELI; this is encoded by the coding sequence ATGGAAAACTGGCTTACAAAACGTGCACGGCTTACGCCGAATCGGATCGCCGTACAGTATAAAAATAAACAATTAACATTTCAAGAAGTGGCTGACCAAGCACACAATATGGCCAAAAAAATTGCGAAAGTTACCCAAGATAATTCTCGCGTGGCATTGATAATGAATAATACGCTCACGGGATACTTGGTGATTATGGCTTTGCAGCAACTTGGCAAGACCATCGTTTTTATAAACTGGCGTTTATCAGTAGCAGAAATTAATTATCAGCTTGCAGATGCGGGTGTGACAACTGTTTTAACAGATGATGATTACATGAGCGAGCTAAGTATTGATAAGCAAATTAAGTTCAGTGATTTGTCCACACAGCAAAAGATAACACCAATTGAAACTTTTCCTGAAGACTTTGTGACAAGTATCATGTATACTTCGGGTACAACGAGTAAAGCCAAGGGTGTTATGCAAACATATCAAAACCATTTCTATTCTGCGATGGGGAGTGCTTTGAATTTAGGATTAACATCTGATGATAGTTGGTTAGCTGTTGTACCTATCTTCCACATTAGTGGATTTTCGATCATTATGCGTGGATTAATTTATGGTATGCGCGTGGTCTTACAATCTAAATTTGATGCCCATCAGATTAATGAACTGTTGATTGAACAATCGATTACTGCTATATCAGTCGTTCCAGTGATGTTAAAACAGTTAGTTGCTGACCTACCAAAAGGTGCTCATTATAATAATCATTTTCGGTCAATGCTTCTTGGCGGTGGACCAACAGACCTTGTAACATTGAAACAGGCACAGCTTCACCAAATTCCTGTCATTCAATCGTATGGCATGACAGAGACTGCCTCGCAAATTGTGGCGCTTGATGCAAAAGATGCGGTTCAAAAAGTGGGTTCTGTGGGGAAACCATTATTTCCAGTTCGTTTAAAAATTGCTGATCATGCTGGAAAAGTGTCCCAGCAAGGGAATATTTGGATTCAATCACCAACGCTAACGACAGGATATCTCAATCAACCAGATAAACTAGCTGAACATATGATAGATGGTTGGTTTAATACTGAAGATTATGGTTATTTGGATGCTGAAGGATATTTGTTTGTCCAAGGGCGTGAAGGTGATATGATAAATTCAGGTGGTGAGAATATTTTTCCCAATGAAGTTGAAGATATTTACGCAGAATACCCAGGATTAAATAAAATAGTCGTCGTCGGGGTGTCGGATCAAAAGTGGGGTTCAGTGCCAATAGCTATCGTTTTGGGTGAAGAATTGAAAAAAGATGCTTTAATTCAATTCGGTCGAGAGCGTATTGCGCATTATAAAATACCAAAACGA
- a CDS encoding GNAT family N-acetyltransferase, whose translation MIKIVNVTEEDKAYWQDIYMQSFPEYERLDFMQLAQLAKTKEPVKMALVVDEQPVGILLLVEISAQKVFVLYFAVDANIRGRGIGSKTIAALKEQYPNGVILESEITGQQADNEMQRVKRYDFYKRNGVNDAHLVTKNMGGTFHLLRTTDEISDDDYLNAVSELGIEAQVE comes from the coding sequence ATGATAAAAATTGTTAACGTAACCGAAGAGGATAAAGCTTATTGGCAAGACATTTATATGCAATCATTTCCAGAATATGAACGCCTTGATTTTATGCAGTTAGCTCAGCTGGCTAAGACAAAAGAACCCGTTAAGATGGCTTTAGTTGTTGATGAACAACCAGTTGGTATTTTGTTATTGGTTGAAATATCAGCACAAAAAGTATTTGTGCTCTATTTTGCCGTTGATGCGAATATTCGTGGAAGAGGGATTGGGAGTAAAACAATTGCTGCATTAAAAGAGCAGTACCCAAATGGGGTAATATTAGAATCAGAAATCACAGGCCAACAGGCAGATAATGAAATGCAACGTGTGAAACGATATGATTTTTATAAGCGCAATGGGGTTAACGATGCGCATCTCGTGACTAAAAATATGGGCGGGACTTTCCATCTATTGCGTACGACAGATGAAATCTCTGACGATGACTATCTCAACGCAGTCTCAGAATTAGGAATTGAAGCTCAGGTTGAGTAA
- a CDS encoding HoxN/HupN/NixA family nickel/cobalt transporter has product MMLNIKKQATIQSDAIRYGAIIILFLVSGMLLLMTSATQYPEMIAIAYLSFTMGLRHAFDVDHIAAIDNMTRKMLNDGKNTRGVGFSFSFGHSMVVVLMALVTVLFVEWAKHSMPIFEQIGGALGTLIAATMLMMLAIVNSVILHDIWVKFVAMRNHHTRAGTDDQINSSKIYRLFLKLLGMIKHNWQVAIVGFLFGLGFDTATQIAVLATSATAANAGVPWYATLAFPLLFTAGMCLMDTIDGFFMSTTYRWVFSSPYRKVYYNLTITGISIMAAGFIGFIDFVQSFSVMFNWNNALTRWAASLDFNQMGVILVALFVIAWVVAITIWHVFKLADKEQII; this is encoded by the coding sequence ATGATGTTAAATATAAAAAAACAAGCAACTATTCAGTCCGATGCGATACGCTATGGGGCAATAATTATTCTTTTTTTGGTATCGGGAATGCTGTTGTTAATGACAAGTGCTACACAATATCCTGAAATGATAGCGATAGCCTATCTTTCCTTCACAATGGGATTGCGGCATGCTTTTGATGTGGATCATATTGCAGCAATTGACAACATGACACGCAAGATGCTTAATGATGGTAAAAATACACGCGGCGTTGGTTTTAGTTTTTCATTTGGACATTCAATGGTTGTGGTGTTGATGGCATTGGTAACCGTTCTGTTTGTAGAATGGGCAAAACATTCTATGCCTATTTTTGAGCAAATAGGAGGCGCCTTAGGAACACTTATTGCAGCTACCATGTTGATGATGTTGGCCATCGTGAATAGTGTTATCTTGCATGATATCTGGGTGAAGTTTGTCGCTATGCGTAATCATCATACCAGAGCAGGTACAGATGACCAAATCAATTCATCTAAGATTTATCGTTTATTTTTGAAACTATTAGGAATGATTAAGCATAACTGGCAAGTAGCAATTGTTGGATTTCTTTTCGGATTAGGTTTTGATACTGCTACTCAGATTGCGGTATTAGCAACATCTGCCACAGCTGCAAATGCGGGAGTTCCCTGGTATGCAACATTAGCTTTTCCGTTATTATTTACTGCTGGTATGTGTTTGATGGATACCATTGATGGTTTTTTTATGAGTACGACGTATCGTTGGGTATTTTCATCACCTTATCGTAAAGTGTATTACAATTTAACAATTACAGGGATTTCTATAATGGCAGCCGGATTTATTGGATTTATTGATTTTGTTCAGTCATTTAGCGTTATGTTTAATTGGAACAACGCATTGACACGATGGGCGGCTTCGCTAGATTTTAACCAGATGGGCGTCATACTGGTCGCATTGTTTGTTATCGCATGGGTCGTTGCGATTACTATTTGGCACGTGTTTAAATTAGCTGATAAAGAACAAATAATTTGA